AAGCTGCTCCCAATAAAGCGAACGCATAGAAGCAACGATCGATTTTCGCTGTTTGTCACGGATTGAAGCCTTGCGATCTTCGTCCATCCAGAGACCGGATATCGATCACACCGACACGGCTCCAGACACGGTGAGCTGTACGATACCAGTCATGTCAGACCGCCGGAACGGTGTCCGATGATTTATGGCCCCCGCGCTGGTCTTGCGTTTGCAAGATATTCCAAACGGagcaaaaaatatatgatCCATCCCAAGAGCATGGCCAACAGCTCAATGGAACAATAGCTGACAAACAATAAAGGAGTGTAGTGGTAGCACAGCGAAGTTAGGGTTAAGAAGTTACTCCGGGATGGGGACTTTAAGACTTTTGAGATTGCAGTGGACGCAATTGCGTTCGAACATTACCTAGTCACTTACACAGATGCACAAATGGACACTCTAACCGGATGACGTGTGCATGAATGTGCATCCTGAAACGATTTGCTTGAGCAGATATCCGAAAACTCATCCATTAGTTGTTTCACGGGGAAAGAAAGGTTGAGTGCGGGTGAAATTACCATGCTATGGTCACTGACATACAGTTTCGCGCAGATCGTCTGAGCGTAATTGTCTGCCCAAGGTTTGTCGGACGAATTATTACATGCTGCTGTGCGGTTTTATTTCACCCGATTGCTTTGCCAGGCGAACGTCTCGGCGCAAGCGATGTGATATGCATCCTATTACAGTTTGAGTCAATGAAGGGGATGGTGAATGGTTATTTCAGTGTCGGTATATCATTTGCATTCCGCTGATCGTCATGTATCGGAAcaagaatataattaaaattcataaatttggCAATCGAATGAAAGCAGATGTAAATGTTTTGCcattgctttattttattgtgcATCATGAGTTTCGGAGAAAAGATTTTTATAGAGAAGCAACGGCATATCaaacttaaaaaaagaaaattgtgtttCAAGTGGCACTGACTCATAAACAATACATATGATAAGTCATATAAGTTTCCACATTCTCCTGCTAAAACAGATCGAACAGATCGATACAGTCCAATGTACTGGCAGCGAAGTGGATGTTTTCTACGTCTTCTTTTTGTCACCAATCGATCAGTGCCTTGTtagattttcttttattttcctgCAAAGTATTTTTCAGCAGTAGCAAGCGAAAACAATGGCAGGAAAGTAGCATTAATAGAAAGGCTGACGCGAGAATGGTCGTCCGAGCTTTGCGAACattatgtttttgcttttcacacaCGTGTTATCAGCTCGTTGAGCGGTCGTCTCGTTTACGCGCTCCGAAAGCCGGTGCAACGTTCGAACCGGCCCCATAAGGACTCCACGTAGACAAGTTGTCTAGGGCAGACAGGTGGTAAGACGCATCTTGTCACAGGCCACGAGCTTATTTTGAGACATGTCCGTCCTTAACCGCCAAACGGTACAAGGCCTACTTACATGTAAATGACTAACAAGAACAATTTGTTGTATGATAGAGGATTGCTTCCTTAATGCATTGCTGAATTcgattttaatatttgataaaCTAAGCCTCAAATATGCAGACAAATATTTAAAGCTTATTTGCACGAATTTAGAAGCCTCAATAACCGAGAGCTTCTGGTTATAGTTCCTCTTGTCCACTTTTACCAACGATGAGCAGTATTGTATCAAAATGTACGAATATAGGACAATTTTGAATAGAaatcactatttcaataggtACATCAAAAGTGAATGTGGGAAACAATGCAATAAATATGCTCGACCACGTCAATATGCCGGAAGAAACTCTCCAAAGCATCGGGGTATTGACCGAGCAAAATAGACAAACGTAAATGATAAAACAGCTGAGCCTTAATCTCTTTACTGCAAAGGAACATGGTGGAAGACGAAGAAGCAAgcgagaatgagagagaatgTGGGACTAAACGAGAATGAGAAAGTGAACGTTTGGAAGACAGCATGTTCTTGGACGCTTGGTTCCATTCTACTGATTCTTCGGCCCACTCCATCACCCTCTTTCATACTTCCTTCGCAGCATCATTCGCCGGGGACTTTCAAAGGTGCTTGCGATGCGACGCAAACCGTATGTTTTTGCATAACCACCCCCGGGGCCATGTCATAAACCGTCCGTCTGCGTCGGACGGCACAAACGGCGGCGATCGCGGTGCCCAATCGATGAATGAAGATCACATATCTTCGTCCGTCGTGTTATTTTACGAGGCTTTATGGCATTCGTCTCTCGTGCGGCTCGAGATGACTGTAAGCATTATGGCTCGTAAAACGCTGGAAGTTTGGTCAGCAGCTCCAGAGCGCCTCAGTGGCTTATATCCATTACTGCATACAAACATCCCAACTATCGTGTCTGTCTGTGGCAGTGAGAACGCCtattgattaaaatagttCCAAAATTGCCTTTTcttatttatgatttatttcgcTAGCAAGACAAGCATTATTGACTGCATCTTCATATTGAAATCTCTTAACCGTAACAAAAGCTGTCTTGATAAAGGAATTAATAAAAGAATtttaacacattaaaaatTGTGTAAGTTTATAACGTATTGTATTATAGTGTATACTATATTTTTAACGTAGCTCGTATAGACTGATAATGGAAATGGTATGCGATTCGCAGTAAGTACAATGGTCATTTATTCAAAATTCATTCATATCAGTAAAAAACAACCTTCTTCTAATGCACTGAGCTCCACTCCTTGCTCAAGTGAAACTAAACGTGGACCTTGAATCTATAtacaaagataaaaaaaacttgcaaTTGCACGTTTTACTTGCACTCGATCACTATTCTTCAGCGTGGGATCCACTTCACTCTGCCAGGATGCATGGTTCGCTGATGAACGAAGCTTTAGAATGAGCGATATGGAATCCAACAGCGCCTGGACGAAAGCACGTGGAAGACATTACACACCCAACCAGGCTCTTGGGAAGAGGGATGTGGCAGCCGATGAGGCCGCCGGAATAAATGCTGTGCTCAAGTCGATCGGACTGGGAAATGGTAGGAAAAACACATCActgaatgaaattttccacttccacacacacacaaacacacactcatacttACACAGCGTCAGTGAACGGCAATAGTTGGTTGGACAGCTTCACGACCTTGAGACGGAAATCGTCCACCACGGTGTTGTCCATAATGCGGGAGACGAAAAGGGCCTGTTTATCGCTCTGGTAGCGCAATATCGCCCAACCGAGCGGCTCTCGGTGCTGATCCCGCAGCACGGACACATCCCTCAGGAGGCCATACGTCCCAAACAGTTCGCGCAGCCGCACCGCTCCGAACGACTGCCCCAAGCCGGACACGCGCACGTACCCACCGAGGAATCGGTTTGTCTGCAGGCGCTGGAACTCGGCCGGCGAAACTGGTGCTCCACCGTGCACGGTGTAAGAATGTCGCACGCGGAGCGCAAACCCATCGCCCATATCCCATCCGTTGAGCTGCAAGTGTGCCTCCTCCGTGTCCATGGCCGACCTAAACGACACATACGCCTCACGGTACCCGTACACGCTCCGGCCCATTACAATTTGCATCACCCGGCCTATCCGACCGAAAAGCTCGTGTAGTACTTCCTCGTCGATCCATTCGCTGAAATTGGTAACGTGCAGCTCGGTGGACGTCAGGATTGGCCGGCTGGTGGTAGTAAAGCTGGCCGCCGCGTACATCCGAGTGCCCGCCAGCCAAGCACCGTTCATGTGACGGGCCGCGTTCTCCAGCGGTTCTGGCTGGTCGTAAACGACGATTGCGCTTTTTACTGCGCCGGGGAATGTGGGGGGCGAGCAGATCATCTCCCGGAAAGGGCCATATAGGTTC
The Anopheles arabiensis isolate DONGOLA chromosome X, AaraD3, whole genome shotgun sequence DNA segment above includes these coding regions:
- the LOC120906251 gene encoding uncharacterized protein LOC120906251, with protein sequence MNAYFVSDFFCSASGKQKLNNIMHAYTGDQVRDRSASVVPLPEAFARNKRFCLFLGNISSFYDDRMLGMLLNLYGPFREMICSPPTFPGAVKSAIVVYDQPEPLENAARHMNGAWLAGTRMYAAASFTTTSRPILTSTELHVTNFSEWIDEEVLHELFGRIGRVMQIVMGRSVYGYREAYVSFRSAMDTEEAHLQLNGWDMGDGFALRVRHSYTVHGGAPVSPAEFQRLQTNRFLGGYVRVSGLGQSFGAVRLRELFGTYGLLRDVSVLRDQHREPLGWAILRYQSDKQALFVSRIMDNTVVDDFRLKVVKLSNQLLPFTDAVPIDLSTAFIPAASSAATSLFPRAWLGV